GCTGGCTGCTGCTGTTCGCCCTGCTCCGGCTCGGCGCCCCGGTGACCGGCCTTCCGCTGGCGCTCGTCCAGGGCACCCTGGCCGCCGCCGTGGCCCATCTGCTGCGCGCCGAACGCTGGTGGCTGGCGCTGCACCTGGGCTTCACGCCATTGATCTGGCTCGCGAGCCAACTGGCCATTGCACCGGGCTGGTATCTAGCCGCCTTCGTGGTGCTGGCCGTTTTCTACTGGACCAGCTTTCGCTCCCGCGTGCCCCTGTTCCTCAGCAACCGGCGCACCGTGGACGCCCTCGCGGCGCTGCTGCCACGCGACGACGTCCGGCTACTCGACGCCGGCGCCGGCACCGGCTCGGCGCTGCGCCCGCTCGCGCGCCGCTTTCCCCGCGCCCACCTCACCGGCATCGAAACCGCCCCCGGCCCGTGGCTGATCGGGCGCCTGCTGTGTGCCGGCCAGGCGAACCTGCGCTGGCTGCGCGGTGACTTCTGGGCGCACGACTGGGCACCCTACGACGTGGTCTACGTGTTCCTCTCGCCGGTGCCGATGCCCGAGGTGTGGCGCAAGGCCTGCGCCCAGATGCGCCCGGGCAGCCTGCTGGTGAGCAACAGCTTTGCGATCCCCGGGGTCGAGCCGGTGCGCACCGTCACCCCGCAACAGACCGGCGGGCGGCCCCTGTACCTCTACGAAATCGGTGCGCCGTGCACTGCCAAAAGCGGCGAAAAGGGAGAAAAAACCCGGTCACTTCCCGCCACGCCCCCGCGCGCATCGTCACCATAATGGTCACCATGCGGCCACACCGCCGCGCACCGGAAACACCCCTATGGCTGACATCATCTGCATCATCGGAAACAAGGGCGGCACCGGCAAGACCTCGCTGTCGCACATGCTCTGCCAGGGCCTGGGCCTGCTCGGCCAGCGCTCTGCCTGCGTGC
The nucleotide sequence above comes from Nitrogeniibacter mangrovi. Encoded proteins:
- a CDS encoding class I SAM-dependent methyltransferase; the encoded protein is MRAAIVPVLRLLLAQAAGWLLLFALLRLGAPVTGLPLALVQGTLAAAVAHLLRAERWWLALHLGFTPLIWLASQLAIAPGWYLAAFVVLAVFYWTSFRSRVPLFLSNRRTVDALAALLPRDDVRLLDAGAGTGSALRPLARRFPRAHLTGIETAPGPWLIGRLLCAGQANLRWLRGDFWAHDWAPYDVVYVFLSPVPMPEVWRKACAQMRPGSLLVSNSFAIPGVEPVRTVTPQQTGGRPLYLYEIGAPCTAKSGEKGEKTRSLPATPPRASSP